Sequence from the Raphanus sativus cultivar WK10039 unplaced genomic scaffold, ASM80110v3 Scaffold2788, whole genome shotgun sequence genome:
GGATGAGCTGTAATATTGACATAATTGGTTGTAAGAGAATGAGTGATCATAATGATACCAACCatctttttttaatcaaaaaatacCTAACCTTGCTATATTTGTTACTTAAATATACATCATTCCATAcagttttttagatttttgcCCACCCCCTTAAATTTATGGGCCTTCCCCATTTTTTGCTTGCATGGGCCTACTCTCTCATATTAATGGAAACTTTTGACTCTTTTACTCTTTCATCTTTTTCCCATTTTCCTCTAGATGTAACAAGATTTCAGTGTAATTGATTTCAATCTTAGACTGTGTTCTTAACatgtttcttgttgttcaaaaaaaatgtgagctattctaaagcaaaaaaaaagatttcagtGTAATTGATTTCAGTGTATCTTGTTTATGAGCTCATGGATACTGATCTCCACCAGATTATCAAGTCTTCTCAAGTTCTTAGTAATGATCACTGCCAATACTTCTTGTTCCAGATACTTGATTGGTTCTACGTGGACAAAATACCAGCCCAATCTGACACAAAAAGTTGCATTAACCGGAACTACTAAGATATTCGTAAAGATAAAAAAGATTGGTATTGAAGTACAAAAGCGAATTGAAATATCTCGGATActcgaaattttattttttacaatttttataataaaacattaatttaaaaatattaaaaatattaaaattttatattcataaaatattcaaaattctCAGAAATAAACagaattatctaaaatatttttaaaatagctaaaaacaAATATCCAAAAGTATTCAAAACACtgacaatattttaaatacctACTGCAGGttccatctaaatatataaaccaaaaaaaaattcatattaattttagttatttagcATACATAATCAAATTTATATGgcatattttatttgaattttaagGATTTTAAAGTACATTGaaattttatagtttgtttACATAATTTATCTGGATAAAAGATCCCACCATAGctaaactgaaatttataaaatcaaatcttTAATTCCGAAAACTCGAAACCCGGATGCCCATCCCTAATTCTTGATTTGTGCTTAAGTTTACTTTGTTATTTTGTGTAGTTGCTTCGAGGGCTAAAGTATATACACTCAGCCAACATCCTCCTCCGAGATTTGAAACCAGGCAACCTCCTTATCAACGCGAACTGCGATTTGAAGATATGTGACTTCGGTCTTGCGCGGACCAGCAACACCAAGGGACAGTTCATAACTGAATATGTGGTGACTCGTTGGTACAGAGCACCCGAGCTTCTCCTCTGCTGTGACAACTACGGAACATCCATCGATGTTTGGTCCGTTGGTTGCATTTTCGCCGAGCTTCTTGGTAGAAAACCGATATTCCAAGGAACTGAATGCCTAAACCAGCTCAAACTCATCGTCAACATACTCGGAAGCCAAAGAGACGAAGATCTCGAGTTCATAGATAACCCTA
This genomic interval carries:
- the LOC108843311 gene encoding mitogen-activated protein kinase 1-like, with translation MDTDLHQIIKSSQVLSNDHCQYFLFQILDWFYLLRGLKYIHSANILLRDLKPGNLLINANCDLKICDFGLARTSNTKGQFITEYVVTRWYRAPELLLCCDNYGTSIDVWSVGCIFAELLGRKPIFQGTECLNQLKLIVNILGSQRDEDLEFIDNPKAKRYIRSLPCSPGMSLSRVYPGVHVLAIDLLQKMLVVDPSKRISVTDALQHPYMAPLYDPNANPPAQVPIDLDVDEELEEEMIREMMWNEMLHYHPQASTSELL